In Desulfovibrio oxyclinae DSM 11498, a single genomic region encodes these proteins:
- a CDS encoding tyrosine-type recombinase/integrase, which translates to MSLTVKKVDAAKPRQRKYLLPDGGGLNLQVLPSGTKSFVYRYRRPVSRKENILTYGTYPEISLREARELHQEARKLLSKGVDPGEEKKRAREKADESAGNFEVVAREWLERFSPEWSDKNTRTVKGRLEKNVFPFVGQRKVWELTASDMLAVVRRVEARGALETARRVRGSCSQVFRYAISTGRADRDPAADIKGVLPPVNKTLKHHAALTEPKEVGGLMRAIEEYSGHYIVKCLLKVGAYTFLRSSELRFAVWSEIDLQRAEWRIPAERMKMKTPHIVPLSRQVVEVLRGLHSVSHDAPYVFHGIWKTSKPISENTGNTALRRMGYTKEEQTFHGLRATASTLLYENGWTSEVVERQLAHIERNQVRAAYDHAQYLEKRRVMMQWYADYLDSLREGGKVVPFPVKAS; encoded by the coding sequence GTGTCTCTCACGGTAAAGAAAGTCGATGCTGCAAAGCCAAGGCAGAGGAAGTATCTTTTGCCTGATGGTGGAGGCTTGAATCTTCAGGTCCTTCCCTCTGGTACGAAATCCTTTGTCTATCGTTACCGCCGCCCGGTGAGTCGAAAAGAAAACATTCTCACCTACGGAACCTATCCTGAAATATCGCTTCGTGAGGCGCGAGAGCTTCACCAAGAGGCGCGCAAACTTTTGTCCAAAGGGGTTGACCCCGGAGAAGAGAAGAAGAGAGCCCGAGAGAAAGCGGATGAGTCTGCCGGGAACTTTGAGGTAGTGGCCCGCGAGTGGCTGGAACGCTTTTCACCTGAGTGGAGTGATAAGAATACTCGCACCGTGAAAGGTCGCTTGGAGAAGAATGTTTTTCCTTTCGTCGGGCAAAGAAAAGTGTGGGAACTCACGGCCTCCGATATGCTGGCGGTAGTGCGTAGGGTGGAGGCGCGCGGTGCGCTGGAGACTGCAAGGCGCGTTCGTGGTTCATGCTCTCAGGTGTTTCGGTATGCCATTTCGACAGGCCGCGCGGACCGTGACCCGGCTGCGGACATTAAGGGTGTTCTTCCTCCAGTGAATAAAACCTTGAAACACCACGCCGCCCTGACTGAGCCCAAAGAGGTAGGTGGCTTGATGAGGGCCATTGAAGAGTATTCTGGGCATTATATTGTAAAGTGTCTGCTGAAGGTGGGGGCCTACACCTTTCTGCGTTCCAGTGAATTGCGCTTTGCCGTTTGGTCCGAAATCGACCTACAGCGCGCCGAATGGCGAATCCCGGCTGAGCGGATGAAAATGAAGACTCCCCATATTGTCCCACTCTCCCGGCAGGTGGTTGAAGTGTTGCGAGGGCTCCACTCTGTTTCCCATGATGCGCCGTACGTCTTTCATGGGATTTGGAAAACCTCGAAGCCTATATCCGAGAACACGGGGAATACGGCCCTTCGGCGTATGGGGTATACCAAGGAAGAACAGACCTTCCACGGGTTGCGGGCTACGGCCTCGACATTGCTCTATGAGAACGGGTGGACTTCGGAGGTCGTGGAGCGTCAGTTAGCCCATATTGAACGCAACCAAGTGAGGGCCGCGTATGACCATGCTCAGTATTTGGAGAAGCGGAGGGTTATGATGCAGTGGTATGCGGATTACCTCGACTCCCTGAGAGAGGGCGGCAAAGTCGTTCCCTTCCCCGTGAAAGCAAGTTGA
- a CDS encoding type II toxin-antitoxin system RelE/ParE family toxin: protein MIKSFAHKGLEVFYRTGSTKGIQAKHADRLGRMLDRLDAATEARDMAAPGYDLHALKGKLCGHWSVKVSGNWRLTFRIEAGHAYVVNYQDYH, encoded by the coding sequence ATGATTAAGAGCTTTGCCCACAAGGGGCTTGAGGTCTTTTACCGGACCGGAAGCACCAAGGGCATACAGGCGAAACACGCGGACAGACTCGGGCGGATGCTTGACCGTCTGGACGCTGCCACCGAAGCCCGAGACATGGCCGCGCCCGGCTATGATCTTCATGCCCTGAAAGGCAAGCTCTGCGGCCATTGGTCCGTGAAGGTTTCCGGCAACTGGCGGTTGACCTTCCGCATTGAGGCCGGACACGCGTATGTCGTGAACTATCAGGATTACCACTAG
- a CDS encoding HigA family addiction module antitoxin, with protein sequence MATTRKPTHPGCIIRHDYIEPLGLTVTGLAEHLGISRKHLSQVLHERSKVTSGLALRLARAFNTTPELWLNLQRKVDLWEAERDTPDLDKVSPLPGVAEDGTEAR encoded by the coding sequence ATGGCAACCACAAGAAAGCCGACACACCCCGGATGCATTATCCGGCATGACTACATAGAGCCTCTGGGCCTGACTGTCACCGGACTGGCGGAACACCTTGGAATCAGTCGCAAGCACCTTTCTCAGGTTTTGCACGAGAGGTCCAAGGTTACTTCCGGTCTGGCCTTGCGTCTTGCTCGTGCGTTCAACACAACCCCGGAGCTTTGGTTGAACCTCCAGCGCAAGGTTGACCTCTGGGAGGCGGAGCGGGACACGCCGGACCTCGACAAGGTGTCTCCCCTGCCGGGTGTGGCCGAAGACGGCACAGAAGCACGATAG
- a CDS encoding helix-turn-helix transcriptional regulator has translation MSTTQIEAPTLPATGFVRVKDVLKFIPVSRSGWFEGVKTGRYPKPVKLSERVTAWKAEDIHDLIRRLGEGEAA, from the coding sequence ATGAGCACTACCCAGATTGAAGCCCCGACCCTTCCCGCAACTGGATTCGTCCGGGTCAAGGACGTTCTCAAGTTTATCCCCGTGTCCCGCTCCGGCTGGTTTGAAGGCGTGAAGACAGGCCGATACCCCAAGCCCGTGAAGCTATCCGAGCGTGTGACCGCTTGGAAGGCTGAAGACATTCACGACCTCATCCGCCGTCTGGGGGAAGGGGAGGCCGCGTAG
- a CDS encoding DUF927 domain-containing protein, whose product MKLDFGAINSAALAQLPTLLESWLPGGRVEGAEYTALNPTRGDSRPGSFKVNVDSGVWSDFATEDGGSDPVSLYAYLNGLKQGEAAQRLAEALRVDSRDSACPQPKSRKKREEWAPVVPVPDDAPPPEYRHYKHGSPVQVWEYHSEAGELLGAVCRFEPEGQSKQILPYTFCRGPKKAEWRWKGWNVPRPLYGLDRLAASPGGKVLLVEGEKAADAAQIMAGSKLVVITWPGGSKAVDKADWTALKGRTVCVWPDNDAPGFKAALAIADKGREAGFEVSGIVQPSPEWEAGADLADFPHWTQPDLFREIRERKADIASFKDIAKARFDIETGPRQGQNRQHESFPFSIRPDGVYFLAEDKDGGIRAEWVCSPLNVIAQTRNEAGDNWGRLLELVDLDGRRKRWAMPMSMAAGNGDTYRSHLLGLGVRIASGQRGRNRFHDYITQAPTEGRALCVERTGWHSGRFVLPSLTIGPDNGEEVVYQGIPEEDLFKTSGTLDEWRDEIGRLCVGNSRFAFAVSIAFAGPLLNLVHAESGGFHFVGGSSAGKTTLAEVAGSVCGGGGLHGFLRQWRTTDNALEGQVMAHNDALLVLDEINQAAPKAIHASAYMLANGQGKGRANKSGQNRKLYQWRIVFISTGEEGLADYLLRDKIKMNAGQGVRMPDIPADAGQGMKSLEHLHHFRDGAALSEHFKTASKKLYGTPFRAYLEAVTHRKEEAASFARARMDAFKAEALSADADSQVTRVCGRFALVAAAGELATYYGILPWESGEASRAARKCFDAWVAQRGGVTSQELKDGLSQIRSFIQAHGASRFEDADADHDQRIINRVGFKRKVYGQTRYHIYPDQFRREVCEGRDLTQALTYLRERGVLLPENGGRFTRSVRTSGGKSKMYVFTDAIMTIPAGDSGDAGDNADMIEKNPVPTAGDMPGTPGTNGTQEAECPHCPHLPFDAGDTKNTCYSSVVPTVPTVPTEKRQAQGETALQFSEGAAPEGEEQNTFPHEVEI is encoded by the coding sequence ATGAAGCTCGACTTTGGCGCAATCAACAGCGCGGCCCTTGCCCAGCTTCCTACCTTGCTGGAATCGTGGTTGCCCGGCGGCAGGGTTGAGGGCGCGGAATACACCGCGCTGAATCCCACCAGAGGCGATAGCCGACCCGGTTCCTTCAAGGTGAATGTGGATTCCGGTGTGTGGTCGGACTTCGCCACAGAAGACGGCGGAAGCGACCCTGTGAGCCTGTACGCCTACTTGAACGGCTTGAAGCAGGGTGAGGCCGCACAGAGGCTTGCCGAGGCCCTGCGTGTGGATTCTCGGGACTCTGCTTGCCCACAGCCAAAGAGCCGGAAGAAGCGAGAGGAATGGGCCCCGGTTGTCCCGGTTCCGGATGATGCTCCGCCGCCTGAATACAGGCACTACAAGCATGGGTCCCCGGTTCAAGTGTGGGAGTACCACAGCGAGGCCGGGGAACTACTTGGAGCCGTATGCCGCTTTGAGCCTGAAGGCCAGAGCAAGCAGATATTGCCGTACACCTTTTGCCGAGGCCCGAAAAAGGCCGAATGGAGATGGAAGGGGTGGAACGTTCCCCGTCCTCTTTACGGGCTTGATCGGCTGGCGGCTTCACCCGGCGGCAAGGTCCTACTGGTGGAAGGCGAGAAGGCGGCAGACGCGGCCCAGATCATGGCAGGGTCCAAGCTGGTGGTTATCACTTGGCCCGGCGGGAGCAAGGCCGTGGACAAAGCGGACTGGACCGCGCTCAAGGGCCGGACAGTGTGCGTATGGCCGGACAATGATGCCCCCGGATTTAAGGCCGCGCTTGCCATTGCCGACAAGGGCAGAGAAGCAGGCTTTGAGGTCTCGGGCATCGTCCAGCCTTCCCCGGAGTGGGAGGCCGGGGCGGACCTTGCCGACTTCCCACACTGGACACAGCCCGATTTGTTCCGGGAGATTCGTGAGCGCAAGGCAGACATTGCCAGCTTCAAGGATATTGCCAAGGCGCGGTTTGATATTGAGACCGGGCCTCGGCAAGGCCAGAACCGACAACACGAGTCCTTCCCGTTTTCTATTCGCCCTGATGGTGTCTACTTCCTTGCCGAGGACAAAGACGGCGGCATACGCGCAGAGTGGGTATGCTCCCCGCTTAACGTGATTGCCCAGACAAGGAACGAGGCCGGGGATAATTGGGGACGGCTGCTTGAGCTCGTGGACCTCGACGGCAGGCGAAAGCGTTGGGCCATGCCGATGAGCATGGCGGCAGGCAACGGCGATACCTACCGCTCTCACCTGCTGGGCTTGGGGGTTCGTATTGCAAGCGGACAGAGAGGCCGCAACCGCTTCCATGACTACATCACACAAGCCCCCACAGAAGGCCGCGCCCTGTGCGTAGAGCGTACAGGCTGGCACTCGGGGCGGTTCGTACTGCCAAGCCTGACCATAGGGCCGGACAACGGCGAAGAGGTAGTCTATCAGGGAATCCCCGAGGAAGACCTTTTCAAGACTTCCGGCACGCTGGACGAGTGGCGAGACGAGATCGGGCGGCTGTGTGTCGGCAACTCGCGCTTTGCCTTCGCCGTATCCATTGCCTTTGCCGGCCCTCTTTTGAATCTGGTCCATGCCGAGTCGGGGGGCTTCCACTTTGTGGGCGGTTCCTCCGCTGGCAAGACTACTCTCGCGGAAGTCGCTGGGAGCGTCTGCGGTGGGGGCGGATTACACGGTTTTTTAAGGCAGTGGCGCACGACTGACAACGCGCTTGAAGGCCAAGTCATGGCACACAACGATGCATTGCTTGTGCTGGACGAGATAAACCAAGCCGCGCCCAAAGCTATCCATGCATCCGCCTATATGCTTGCCAACGGGCAGGGCAAGGGGCGCGCCAACAAGAGCGGACAAAACCGGAAGCTCTACCAGTGGCGGATAGTCTTCATAAGTACCGGAGAGGAAGGCCTTGCCGATTACCTTCTGCGGGACAAGATCAAGATGAACGCCGGGCAGGGCGTGAGGATGCCGGATATTCCCGCCGATGCAGGGCAGGGCATGAAGTCCCTTGAGCACCTTCACCACTTCCGGGACGGGGCCGCGCTTTCCGAGCACTTCAAGACAGCCTCAAAGAAGCTCTACGGCACACCCTTCCGCGCATACTTGGAAGCAGTCACCCACAGGAAAGAAGAGGCCGCCAGCTTTGCGAGGGCGCGCATGGACGCTTTCAAGGCTGAGGCCCTATCCGCTGATGCCGATTCACAAGTCACGCGGGTGTGCGGTCGGTTCGCTCTTGTGGCCGCCGCCGGGGAACTGGCTACCTATTACGGGATACTCCCGTGGGAGTCGGGAGAAGCCTCCAGAGCCGCGCGCAAGTGCTTTGACGCATGGGTGGCCCAACGGGGTGGCGTAACCTCTCAGGAGCTAAAAGACGGCCTCTCGCAGATACGCAGTTTCATCCAAGCTCATGGAGCCTCACGTTTTGAAGATGCGGACGCAGACCATGACCAGCGGATTATCAACCGCGTGGGCTTCAAGAGGAAGGTCTACGGGCAGACCCGCTACCATATCTATCCTGACCAATTCCGCCGCGAGGTATGCGAAGGGCGCGACCTGACCCAAGCCCTCACCTACTTGCGGGAGCGCGGCGTGTTGCTTCCAGAAAACGGGGGAAGGTTCACCCGCTCCGTTCGGACGAGTGGCGGAAAGTCAAAAATGTACGTCTTCACAGACGCAATTATGACTATTCCAGCCGGGGACAGCGGGGACGCCGGGGACAATGCTGATATGATTGAGAAAAATCCTGTCCCCACCGCCGGGGACATGCCGGGGACACCGGGGACAAACGGCACTCAGGAGGCGGAGTGTCCCCACTGTCCCCACCTGCCTTTTGATGCCGGGGACACAAAAAACACCTGTTATTCCAGCGTTGTCCCCACTGTCCCCACCGTCCCCACCGAAAAAAGGCAAGCACAGGGCGAAACCGCTTTGCAGTTTTCCGAGGGTGCGGCCCCGGAAGGCGAAGAACAGAACACTTTCCCTCACGAGGTTGAGATATGA
- a CDS encoding ERCC4 domain-containing protein has protein sequence MKIVIDSREQAPFEFAGYECSTEAGTLYTGDYSLPGLDRLVAVERKSVDDLLGCLVNAGRDRFERELTRASGLERFAVVVEASYQDIARGRYRSRMKPHAALQSLVAFQVRYNAAFVFAGDRAGAEYFTHSFFHKYLAEARKRYGAILKHNEAA, from the coding sequence ATGAAGATCGTCATAGACAGCCGGGAACAGGCCCCGTTTGAGTTTGCCGGGTATGAGTGCTCGACGGAGGCCGGGACGCTCTACACTGGCGACTACAGCTTGCCGGGGCTCGACAGGCTTGTGGCCGTGGAGCGTAAGAGCGTGGACGATCTTCTGGGGTGTCTGGTGAACGCCGGGCGGGACAGGTTCGAAAGAGAGTTGACCCGAGCCTCTGGCCTTGAGCGGTTCGCCGTGGTGGTAGAGGCCAGCTATCAGGACATCGCCCGAGGCCGATACCGAAGCCGCATGAAGCCCCACGCCGCCCTACAAAGCCTTGTGGCCTTTCAGGTAAGGTACAACGCCGCTTTCGTCTTTGCTGGCGACAGGGCCGGGGCTGAGTATTTCACACACTCTTTCTTTCACAAGTACCTAGCCGAGGCCCGAAAGCGATACGGCGCGATCTTGAAGCACAATGAAGCCGCCTGA
- a CDS encoding P27 family phage terminase small subunit has product MRGEALEEWERVTAELEPLGYLSQLDRGVLTAYCLLWARLCSAANGEGEPIKAAEVAQFRACASSLGLDPVSRSRIEAPQPKKKHSPWAAI; this is encoded by the coding sequence ATGCGAGGCGAGGCCTTGGAAGAATGGGAGCGCGTCACGGCAGAGCTTGAGCCCTTGGGCTATCTCTCGCAACTGGACCGGGGAGTGTTGACGGCCTACTGCCTTCTTTGGGCGCGGCTGTGCTCCGCAGCGAATGGAGAGGGGGAGCCAATCAAGGCCGCAGAGGTTGCACAGTTCCGGGCTTGTGCGTCTTCGTTGGGCCTCGACCCTGTGAGCCGGAGCCGCATAGAGGCCCCACAGCCAAAGAAGAAACATAGCCCTTGGGCTGCAATCTGA
- a CDS encoding CgeB family protein: MPATIIMFLQRPRNSGAFFIACPLSSFFGLVRDDSRWTFISCGITEKGMAQVHISSPPYILLVEQDYFIIPELRRAMERLGVPHRRVVFRQSPVFLKELFEAVDSRRPDFILTVNHAGLDGEGQVLELLRRRGVLLASWFVDRHEMYMRGPVSPDALLAVFSWDPQAPKSIARTGVAYSGYLPLAADPECFRQPVEELRCSGVGFVGSSWTGKVVDVLKAGRYGAELLRGFKPLAEKWLESPQTPVFSLLRGEKALYEIWKTLSDEARTLYIRLVQMEATRKHRVHFVRQLLPFRPVVVGDAYWRKTLAGLGEYEWMPRLSYREELPGFYGRNAVNFNVTSLQSYASVNQRVFDVPACGGFLLTDAGGALERLFDPDKEVVCYDRSEDVDPQVSRWLEDSAGRRKVVEAARHRILAEHTYEHRLAEIASVMRKVF, encoded by the coding sequence TTGCCCGCCACGATTATTATGTTTCTTCAACGCCCTCGAAATTCGGGGGCTTTTTTTATTGCCTGTCCTTTGAGTTCTTTTTTCGGGCTGGTCCGGGACGATTCTCGCTGGACCTTCATTTCTTGCGGGATTACTGAAAAAGGCATGGCACAAGTCCACATCAGCAGTCCCCCATATATTCTTCTTGTCGAGCAGGACTATTTCATCATTCCCGAATTGCGCCGGGCCATGGAACGCTTGGGGGTACCGCATCGGCGCGTTGTTTTTCGGCAGTCTCCGGTTTTTTTGAAGGAGCTGTTCGAAGCGGTTGATTCACGCCGTCCCGACTTCATCCTGACCGTGAACCATGCCGGCCTTGATGGTGAAGGGCAGGTTCTGGAACTGCTGAGGAGGCGCGGCGTGCTGCTGGCGAGCTGGTTTGTGGACCGTCACGAGATGTATATGCGGGGACCGGTCTCGCCGGATGCGCTGCTGGCAGTTTTTTCGTGGGACCCGCAGGCGCCCAAGAGTATCGCAAGAACTGGCGTGGCGTACTCGGGGTATCTTCCTTTGGCAGCGGACCCTGAATGCTTCCGTCAGCCAGTTGAAGAGCTTCGTTGTTCCGGTGTCGGATTCGTGGGGTCTTCATGGACCGGGAAGGTCGTGGATGTGTTGAAAGCCGGGCGCTATGGCGCAGAGCTGCTGCGCGGCTTCAAACCTCTGGCGGAGAAATGGCTTGAGTCGCCGCAAACTCCGGTATTCAGCCTTTTGCGAGGCGAAAAGGCGCTTTATGAAATCTGGAAGACACTCTCGGATGAAGCGCGGACCCTCTACATTCGGTTGGTGCAGATGGAGGCTACCCGAAAGCACAGGGTTCACTTCGTTCGTCAACTCCTTCCGTTCAGGCCTGTGGTGGTCGGAGATGCTTACTGGCGAAAAACGTTGGCTGGCCTTGGCGAGTACGAGTGGATGCCGAGGTTGTCCTATCGTGAAGAATTGCCCGGGTTCTATGGTCGCAATGCGGTCAACTTCAATGTGACCAGCCTGCAGTCATATGCCTCGGTCAATCAGCGAGTGTTCGATGTCCCTGCCTGCGGCGGCTTTCTCCTGACTGATGCAGGAGGAGCGCTGGAGCGTTTGTTTGACCCGGACAAGGAAGTGGTTTGTTACGATCGGTCCGAGGATGTCGATCCTCAGGTGTCGCGCTGGCTTGAGGACTCGGCAGGCAGGCGCAAGGTGGTCGAGGCGGCCCGTCACAGGATTCTTGCCGAGCACACCTACGAGCATCGCTTGGCGGAGATCGCTTCCGTGATGCGAAAAGTTTTTTGA
- a CDS encoding RNA recognition motif domain-containing protein: MSKKLYVGNLPWSMTEDEVRAAFQTYGEVNSVNLIEDRETGRPRGFGFVEMGDADAQEAIDNLDGKDFGGRNIKVNEARPRVERPRW, from the coding sequence ATGTCCAAGAAGCTCTATGTCGGCAATCTGCCCTGGTCCATGACCGAAGACGAAGTTCGCGCCGCGTTCCAGACCTACGGCGAAGTCAACTCCGTCAATCTCATCGAGGACCGTGAAACCGGCCGCCCCCGTGGCTTCGGTTTCGTCGAAATGGGCGACGCCGACGCGCAGGAAGCCATCGACAACCTTGACGGCAAGGATTTCGGCGGCCGCAATATCAAAGTGAACGAAGCTCGTCCCCGCGTCGAGCGCCCGCGCTGGTAG
- a CDS encoding FAD-dependent oxidoreductase, whose amino-acid sequence MIASSVLVLLGIGFTAAVILAVASKVLYVYEDPRIAKVERVLAGANCGACGYPGCNGAANGVVKGEAGSDVCVIGGPEVAKNVARVMGIELKVAEPKLAFVDCTGGDRAEDVYGYEGVSDCRAQAMLYTGSKMCPEGCLGYGSCVDACAFDAIRMGPNGYPVVNPERCVACNGCVVACPRGVISLVSLSSKMIHLNLETDCLAPCRQRCPGEINIPRYIEQASRGDMAGALATIRERIPMPLSIGRVCPRPCEKECRRQHVEEPIGINMIKRYIADWEMNSGERQPIECLPETGRKVAVIGGGPAGISCAYFLRRLGHSPTIFDSMPKIGGQLRYGIPEYRLPKSVLDWEIEGILDLGIDVMTETKFGRDISLPSLEEQGYEAVFLGIGAWISGQLPIEGADAKGVEGGTEFLTKVGLGVPGKVGKKVVVIGGGNTAVDSARTSLRLGAEVTMVYRRTREEMPANVEEVQACEDEGIKFQMLATPKRFIANDEGRVTHLEFTRNELGEPDASGRRKPVPVEGSESRIECDMVLLAIGQRPELECLYDDEGQCSIESTKWRTLAADPDTLQTAVPNVFVGGDAHLGPDLVISALGEGRKAARSIHQLLTEDALLVPKRKQRGMIPYTIFKDVHNVNVRHRSKMPHLCHGEERVCTFSEVEGALDTEQAKYEMCRCMRCGLTCYHRSGDDCESCDPPRAET is encoded by the coding sequence ATGATTGCATCCTCGGTTCTCGTCCTTCTCGGCATCGGATTCACGGCGGCTGTCATCCTCGCGGTGGCCTCCAAGGTTCTCTATGTTTACGAAGACCCTCGCATCGCCAAGGTGGAACGCGTCCTTGCAGGCGCCAACTGCGGCGCATGCGGCTATCCGGGCTGCAACGGCGCGGCAAACGGGGTGGTCAAGGGCGAAGCCGGATCCGACGTCTGCGTCATCGGCGGACCGGAGGTGGCAAAAAACGTCGCGCGGGTCATGGGCATCGAACTGAAAGTCGCGGAGCCGAAGCTCGCCTTCGTGGACTGCACTGGCGGCGACCGCGCAGAGGATGTTTACGGATACGAGGGCGTCAGCGACTGCCGCGCACAGGCCATGCTCTACACCGGCTCCAAAATGTGCCCCGAGGGCTGCCTCGGCTACGGCTCCTGCGTGGACGCCTGCGCTTTCGACGCCATCCGCATGGGACCGAACGGCTACCCCGTGGTCAACCCAGAACGCTGCGTGGCCTGCAACGGATGCGTGGTGGCCTGCCCCCGTGGCGTCATTTCTTTGGTGAGCCTGTCCTCAAAAATGATCCACCTCAATCTGGAGACCGACTGTCTCGCCCCGTGCCGCCAGCGGTGCCCCGGTGAAATCAATATTCCCCGCTACATCGAGCAGGCCAGTCGGGGCGACATGGCCGGTGCTCTGGCCACCATCCGCGAACGCATCCCCATGCCGCTCTCCATCGGCCGCGTCTGCCCACGCCCCTGCGAAAAGGAATGCCGCAGACAGCATGTCGAGGAGCCCATCGGCATCAACATGATCAAACGCTACATTGCGGACTGGGAGATGAACTCCGGTGAGCGCCAGCCCATCGAGTGCCTGCCTGAAACGGGGCGCAAGGTGGCCGTCATCGGCGGCGGCCCGGCAGGGATATCCTGCGCATACTTCCTGCGCAGATTGGGCCACTCCCCCACGATTTTCGACTCGATGCCCAAGATCGGCGGCCAGTTGCGATACGGGATTCCCGAGTATCGCCTTCCAAAGTCCGTGCTCGACTGGGAGATTGAAGGCATCCTTGATCTCGGCATCGACGTGATGACGGAGACCAAGTTCGGCCGGGACATTTCGCTGCCTTCACTGGAAGAACAGGGCTATGAAGCTGTGTTCCTCGGCATCGGAGCATGGATCAGCGGTCAGCTGCCCATTGAGGGAGCGGACGCGAAAGGGGTCGAGGGCGGCACGGAATTCCTGACCAAGGTCGGCCTTGGCGTGCCGGGCAAAGTTGGCAAAAAGGTCGTTGTCATCGGCGGCGGCAACACCGCAGTGGACAGCGCCCGGACCAGTTTGCGGCTCGGCGCGGAGGTCACCATGGTCTATCGCCGCACGCGTGAGGAGATGCCCGCCAATGTCGAAGAGGTTCAGGCCTGCGAGGACGAGGGCATCAAATTCCAGATGCTCGCGACCCCAAAACGGTTCATCGCCAATGACGAAGGCCGGGTCACTCACCTGGAATTCACCCGAAACGAACTCGGCGAGCCGGATGCTTCCGGCCGTAGAAAGCCTGTTCCGGTAGAAGGTTCCGAAAGCCGCATCGAGTGCGATATGGTTCTTCTGGCCATCGGCCAACGCCCAGAACTGGAATGTCTGTATGATGACGAAGGACAATGCTCCATAGAATCCACCAAATGGCGCACCCTTGCAGCAGATCCGGACACGTTGCAAACCGCCGTGCCCAACGTTTTTGTCGGCGGGGACGCGCACCTCGGGCCGGATCTCGTCATCTCCGCGCTCGGGGAGGGCCGCAAGGCCGCACGGAGCATCCACCAGTTGCTGACCGAAGACGCGCTTCTCGTGCCCAAGAGAAAACAGCGCGGAATGATTCCCTATACGATCTTCAAGGACGTGCACAACGTCAACGTCAGACACCGTTCCAAGATGCCTCACCTTTGCCATGGCGAAGAGCGCGTATGCACCTTTTCCGAAGTGGAGGGTGCGCTGGATACGGAGCAGGCAAAGTATGAAATGTGCCGCTGCATGCGCTGCGGACTCACCTGCTACCACAGGTCCGGCGACGACTGTGAATCATGCGATCCGCCAAGGGCGGAAACATGA
- a CDS encoding cupin domain-containing protein, whose protein sequence is MKPKGRLSKVSLLELTNKVEEDWKSLRVATINDQDIRVSILQREFHWHTHNDSDEAFYVIQGCLEVDFEDRTETLGPGDLLVVPCGTLHRTRSNLRTVSICFTASGTEPTGDLASAKPQ, encoded by the coding sequence ATGAAGCCAAAGGGAAGGCTTTCAAAGGTCAGCCTTCTGGAGCTGACGAACAAGGTCGAGGAAGACTGGAAAAGCCTGCGGGTCGCGACCATCAATGATCAGGACATTCGTGTGAGCATTCTGCAACGCGAATTCCACTGGCACACCCACAACGATTCCGACGAGGCTTTCTACGTTATTCAGGGGTGTCTTGAAGTGGATTTCGAAGACCGCACGGAAACACTCGGCCCGGGCGATCTGCTGGTCGTCCCGTGCGGCACCCTTCACCGCACCCGTTCCAATCTGCGTACGGTGAGCATCTGCTTCACCGCTTCTGGAACGGAGCCGACAGGCGACCTCGCCTCGGCCAAACCCCAATGA
- a CDS encoding electron transport complex protein RnfA: MDYFVLVIGAIFVNNIVLAQYLGNCPFIGTSKETGVALGMGFAVVFVAVLAAAITWLVQKHLLVPYNLGYLQTIAFILVIASLVQFVEMFLKKMVPPLYKSLGIFLPLITTNCAVLGIAIICQREEFSLLQTVVYSTAAGVGFLLALVVLASIRERIEMARVPIALKGTPMALIMAGLMSLGFFAFKGMG, translated from the coding sequence ATGGATTACTTCGTGCTGGTGATCGGGGCGATATTCGTCAACAACATCGTCCTGGCCCAATATCTCGGAAACTGTCCGTTCATCGGCACCTCCAAGGAGACCGGGGTGGCCTTGGGCATGGGCTTCGCCGTGGTCTTCGTGGCGGTGCTCGCCGCGGCCATTACGTGGCTGGTGCAAAAGCATCTGCTCGTGCCGTACAATCTCGGGTATCTCCAGACCATCGCCTTCATTCTGGTCATCGCCTCGCTGGTGCAGTTCGTGGAGATGTTCCTCAAGAAGATGGTCCCGCCGCTCTACAAATCCCTCGGCATCTTCCTGCCGCTTATCACCACTAACTGCGCCGTGCTCGGCATCGCCATCATCTGCCAGCGGGAAGAGTTCTCGCTGTTGCAGACGGTGGTGTATTCCACGGCTGCGGGCGTCGGCTTTCTGCTTGCGCTCGTGGTGCTGGCAAGCATCCGCGAACGCATCGAAATGGCAAGGGTCCCCATAGCGTTGAAAGGCACCCCCATGGCGCTGATCATGGCCGGGCTCATGTCGCTCGGTTTCTTCGCGTTCAAGGGAATGGGCTAG